ctcgagtggtatagtttatggataatttaagactatattttgacaaatgtacgattcacgaaacgtaaagtacaagttttctcagtatacaaaaggacgttcgaaaaaccggaaccggacttaagtcgagtgacgacgtacgacttattggaatgaaaattacaagtcaactatgcacgtgaatttaatataatatataattaattaatttaaattatatatattatatattaataaataaatatgtcgacgaggaagagttaaaaacatgtgtgagctggaaatgggagccatgcgatcgcatggcatcccctcacataaaccatgcgatcgcatggggtctgaggacaggccacatctatataAATCGATCATTTTCTGGTTCACAAACACAAATATCTATCCATTTatctcagtattattattataaattatatttatattattattattattattattattattattattattattattattaatattaagattattaatattaatcttattattattattattattattattattattattattattattattattattattattattattattattattagcaatattattacataaaatattacgacgaggttatgagcgtgtcactttcaaaatgggtttttcgagcgggatagagctaagaaaattatgggttatagctatggaggttatgggtattgttcgagggttttgctcgtgagtcaaactagtgtttattatctctgttgcgtctacgtactttcctacaatattgaatcacaatattgatacgtgagcattcatatcttatcttttatatatattaatagtgtatccatgtctagtgctcgaacatatatgtttatgcatgcttgtatgctaaatttcttcgttaaatagtttatgatgaatcacgaattaaatacatatattactaataaaaggtatatgatatgcatgtttttggaaagctggcgaaaaatcaataacttttcatttagaaatcgcgtaatttcgatgaacgaactaaaagatatggtcaattgaattatgattaacgttatttggaattgcttttgagtctgcaattaatatttaaacaacttgtttgaaagattgataaattggatttttgaatattaccagccgagtaaatgaatccttatataaggcacgtctcgttttgttgaactattgtcaatattgactttttgaaacgactttggatactattgtcaaaattgactttttgaaacgactttggataacttttgtatgtcgatctcgagcattaggattatgatacactatgacctgacctagcttgatagacaattattgaccaacatatgttctctaggttgagatctacggttatttggtattccaagtttcggtcacatttcagtgaacaactttatgtactgctaaggtgagtttcatttgctccctttttaattacttttgcaatctatatttttgggctgagaatacatgcactttattttaaacgcaatggatacaagtacatactaaattctacaccgagtttgaaccgaaaatcccttagctttggtaactagtaactgccagttataagaactggtgggcgcgagtagttgtatatggatccatagggcttgacatccccgtctgttccaggtatagaaaccctagcctgaactataaaatagacgtatgctatttgagtttagtacacgttggtttgcgtgtattgtacatgttggttgcatgtatgttaaaataggggtacttagtataacgttaaagcttagttaccagggtgctcaatcttgtagaatattttgataaacgtttctggatgaaataactaaaatcttgtgatccacctttatgtacagattatgcaaaacattaaaactatgaactcaccaacctttgtgttgacacttgttagcatgtttattctcaggttccctagaagtcttccgctgtttgcttatatgttagacaagctatgtgcatggagtcttacatggcatatttatcaaggaaacgttgcattcaccaaatcatcaccatgtatcttattttgactgcattgtcaatggaagtactattgtaaactattatttatggtgattgtttatatgtagaaatcatcagatgtcgaaaacctttgatttaaatattcatttatggtgtgccttttcaaaagaatgcaatgtttacaaaacgtatcatatagaggtcaaatacctcgcaatgaaatcgatgaatgacgtgttcgtccatatgaatttggagcgatcgtcacaataccaGTGGATCTAACTACTATCAAGAATGAGAGTTACGATCAAGTGGCCAAGTATACTATCATGGGTTTCTTGTTCACCATGTTAGCCAATTTTCTCCCTTCTTTAAGGCTTATGGGTGACAGAGAACTATTAGTCAACATGATAGCCTTGGGTATTCTCTTAATCACTATTCTAGTAAATCTATGCATTCAAATGGTTATAAATTGGTTTCTTGACGGGATTGACTTAATATTCCTATTATCCACTGTATTTTTGGTATTTTCTGTTGCTTTAATTGTTCCAGAATCTAGACGAATCTTCGAACTACAGTACAAAGAGTTGCACGGACAGGATTCAAATCATAAGGAGATTCATTTCTCTTATAAGGAACTTTTGCATAACGTTAAGAAGTATTGGGTAATGGCAGAAACTAGTAACCCTCAATTTGTGATTGCTTGTTCACAAGTTTCTTTGGCTCTTGGGGTTGTATGTTTATATCTTGCTTTCACTTCAGCAATCATTCTTCTTACGGAGTACCGATATTTTTTAACACATTTAGGAGATTCGGATTATAAGTGGTCAATCAAAGCTATTGTTATTCTCCAATTAGTTGGTATATTAGTAGGTAGTATAGCACCAGTGTCTAGATGTTTCAGTGTCATTAGTTATTTCAACCTCTCTAAGAAATGGAGCAAGAACCATATAAACATGTTTAGAGTTGAGAAACAATGGATCTGAAGGCTTCAACATTGGAAACGGAATCATGTCCGTTCACATATCCCAGGCCGCCATTGCAAAATTGTTTTCCATCAGGTCAAAAACTTGATTTTGAACATATGTATAGCTCTTCAAATATTGGCTGCAGTTATATGTAAAACGTTTTGTCTCGTTCCTAGATGTTTTCTGATCGTATTCTCTTATTGTTGGCATCTCTGCAAATTATTGTTTAGAACTTGCATTCGGAAACCAAATGCATCGAACAATAACATAATTTCAGAGGTGAAAGAATATAGGAGATATGTGCTACTTTTTGAAGAGGATGCGGTACTTTCAAAAAGAGTATTGAAAAATATCCTTAGATCTATAACAAAGCTTCTTGAAGATTCCGAAAAGAAAGATCCGAGAAATCTTATGAAGTTATTAGAAAAATCTACAAATTTCAATGGAGTAGTAGAGTTCGACAATGACCAAGTCCCCCATTTACATGGGGATGATGTCCACAATTGCTGGAGCCTAGTTTTAGTAACATTAACTGATGTTGCTATTGCACTTCCTAACGTTGCATACACTCGTGTAAAAGAGTTACTTGCTGGTATGCGGGAAGGGCTCAAAATTGTAAAACGTAAGAAGAAAACCTCAACGAAAATGGTGACGTAGCAGAGGCAAGAAAAGCTTCTGCGCGTTTGTGGACAGAAGTTGAAGTATCAAGTGGCTGCATATTGATCTTCGAAACAAGGCTTACAAAAGAAAAACATCAAAATAGATTCTTCGTTTGTTAGGTGATGTGGCAGTACAAAATGTCATACAGTTCAAGAGTCGCAAATCTAAAAGTCTGAATCGCTCACTTCACAAGTTCATTGTTTCGAGTTACATGTATAGAATTAGTGAAACCGTATTGCTTCATTGCAATAAACAAGAAAGTTGGCCGAATGATGAGGGACTTTTTGATTGGATATCAAGTGTGATTGCAGATGTGTTATGCGCTTGCTTTACCAACATACCATGTGTCGTAACTATGATGTGTCATCACGATGCAATCGAAAAAAGGGAACATAGTATTCACGCTGTAGCTAAGCTTCTTGGTAAATCGAAAAACATTCTTAGCGTACTTGAAAAGCGTCAACTTCCAAACATGGATGTGGACTCGATGGCGTACATTGATAATTGGCACGCGCTACCCAACAGTGAGTTGCCCAATGGTTGTGCTTCATCAAACCATGTTCAACCAGCTTCTGCAAGTACTAATGGATCACTTATAGTAACTGTTATGTAAGTGTGGATCTATTCACCAAGACCTTTCATATTATAGCATAAATTTCTAGAATAACCTTACTCGTGATTTCTGCCTATATTTATATTGCCACATCAGTTGACCAAAATTTGGAGCTCTGTGTAGATTTGTTAGAGtatattatatattctatatatacctATCACGATATCTAAAATAAGTGCTACATTTGGTACTCATTTTATATCTGTGTAGACTAATTATCTGTATAGCAATTATCAAACGTAATTTAGATATGTGTTCAGGCTTATCTGCATTAAGTTTTAGCTCTGTGCCATGATCATTCTGTAAATGTGGTATGTAATGTGATGCCAAAAATACAATTTTGCAAATTATTAATCCATAATCAAAAATCATTCAACGCCATGATGATAGATTTATAGGTTGTGCTAGTGTTGATCATGGTTCGCATAACACTAGCACAACTTACTAGTGTTACAcataataatctaaaaaaaaaaaactattatgtTACTCAAATCTTGATTCATGACAATTGATATAAAGAGCTAacgaatatgaatataaatatttggTTTAGCCAAATTAATAACAAACATTATCTACCTAACTCTAAGCAACAAGATTAATATTACATCATTTCTCCAATCTCTCTCTTTCTTATACAGTCACTTTAAATTCCGATACCGCCATTCTGGTTGCAGACGATCTCGGGAACGAATCCCCAATACATACCCAGCCATTATCAGCCAAAAGATTATGATCATCCTTGACCAGTTGCACCAGTTGGCCTGAAACAATCAATATTGCACAATACGGCAGACCGCATCATACCTCCAAACCTGCCACCGATTCATGATTCATCACATTAATCAACATACAATTATATCATGAgtaaaaaaaaaagacaaaatatCACGGATGGTCTTTGTGGTTTGTATCAAAAATCACCGGTGGTCCCTGTACTTCTTTTTCGTCATTGATGGTCCTTATGGTTTGAATTTCGGATTATATGCTCGCAATGGGGACAAATAATGGATATGATCAGCTTCAATGGATATGATCCGTATTTTCATAGTTTTTTTCTAACTTAGTGCTTTCTTTTAGACATATAACCTTACAGTGGACGAATTGAATTTGTGTCTCGAGTTCTTTAAAAAAGATTAAATGGTGTTGAATAATTTCATTCTCATCCCACATCGGCTAGGCACCTAAATATTGTGGTGCTTATAATAGCTTGGGCTCCTCATCCCCTTAAGTTAACTTTTGGGGTTGAATTGAGCTCAAGTCTATTATttcacatggtatcagagctacggTTATTGATGTTGGGACCGTGCCCGCAGTAATCTGCGCCTCGTGTGAGGGGGCCGTGTTGAGTAATTTCATTCTCATCCCACATCGGCTAGGCACCTAAATATTGTGGTGCTTATAATAGCTTGGCTTCCTCATCCTCTTAAGTTAACTTAATTGAATTGAGCTCAAGTCTATTATTTCGCAAATGGTTAATATCAGTTATACCCTTTATGATCAGTTTTATGCATAGTATATAGTTATAATTACGTACTGTAATAAATTTACTTTATATTAGTTTGTGGTCACATTTCTTACCCACAACATGAAACAAAGTTAACATTGAGTCAACAAATACTTCTTTCCTACAAATAAATAGAAAGAAAAGTTTAATAGAGGTGCTACCACTTAATCTTTTCATGTAACTTTTTCGCTCTTGCAAACTTCAATACTATAGTGATTGAAGACTAAAGACTAAAGAACCTTGTCCTCTTTTATTGTGATTGAAGACTAAAGAACCTTTTGTGGCACATAGTTTATGCCACAAATACTTTTCAATAGAAGCAATAATTGCAGTAGCAAGGGAACCTATTTTATGACATCATAACTTATATTATCACATTGATAAAAAAATCTTTGGATATTTTTAATACTCCGTCATAATTTTTTTGTAGTTtaattgaaataaataaataaaattagtaGTTTGAGAGATATTTCAAAAATGTCATTTTATTAGTTTACTTGTGGTCAAGCTTTGCTGAATAATTTGCATGCCATATTGGCCCTTGAAAGGGAAAAGAGAAGATAcatttcacaaaaggatgaaataagAAAATAAAATCTTGATTCACTCCTTCCATGGACTTGTAAGTTAATATCTTTAGTATACATCAAGCATCAACTAGCTCTTATTCATCACTATTTAAGTATAACCCTGCCTTGTTTTTTTCAAAAACTGAATTAAGTAATTCCTTActccatatatatattttttgattaTAATTTAGAAGGATGTTTTTGAAGACTCCCGAGGATGCGATGCCATGGGTGGGGTTGTACGTTGTTATAGCATCTCTAGTTTGCATTTTTGCCATGGTAGCTGACGCCTTCCACGGCTTCAAACAAGGGAAACTTTGGTTTCCATGCAAATTTTTCACACTCAATGCTGCTTCACTTACAATTATAGCCGTAGCAATGAAGATACCGTTGGGTCTAACTACTATCAAGAATGATAGTTTTGATCTAGTGGCCAAGTATTATAGCATCTATTTCTTGTTCACCATGTTAGCCCCCTTCTTTAGGACTTACGGGTGACAAAGAACTTTTAGTCAACATGATAGCCTTGGTTATTCTCATTATCACCATTATAGTGAATGTATGCATTCAAATTGCTACATGGTTGGTCTCTTCTGTGGCTTATGTGGCTAACTTAATCATTTTAACCACTCCATTGATATTTACTCTATTTCCATTTTCCGTGGCTTTAACTGTTCCAGAATCTAGACGAATCTTTGAACTACAGTACAAAGAGTTGCATGGATTGTCTTCAAATCATAAGGAGATTTATTTCTCTTATAAGGAACTCGTGCTTATTGTTAACAAGTATTGGATAATGGCAGAAATAGGTAACCCCCAATTTGTGATTGCTTGTTCACAAGTTTCTTCTGCTTTGGGTTTTATATGTTTACCCGTTGCTCTCTATTCAACAATGATTCTTTTTACGATTAATGTCGATTTTTCATACCTAGGACACTCTGATTATAAGTGGTCAATCAAAGCTATTGTCAGTGTGCAAGTAATTGGTGTTTTAGTAGGTAGTATAGCACCAATGTTTAGATGTTTTAGTGTCATTAGTTATTTCAACCTCTCTAAGAAGTAGAGCAAGAACCATATAAATGTATTTAGAGTTGAAAAACAATGGATCCAAATACTTCAAAAGTGGAAAAGATCTCATGTTCGTTCAAATATCCCAGGCCGCCATTGCAAAATGGGATTCCATCATGTCAAAAACTTGATTTTGAATATTTGTATAGCCCTTCAAATACTGGCTGCGGTTATATGTAAAACTATATGTCTCGTTCCTAGATGTTTTCTGATCGTCTTCTCTTATTGTTGGTATCTCTTCAAATTATTGTTGAAAACGTGCATTGGGAAGCCAAATGCATCGAACAATAACATAAATTCAAAGGTGGAGGAATATAGGAGATATGTGCTACTATTTGAAGAGGGTGCGGTACTTTCAAAGAgagtattgacaaatattcttggatcCATAACAAAACTTCTTCAAAAATCCGAAAAGAAAGAACTGAGAAATCTTATGAAGCTACTAAACAAATCTACAAATTTCAACGGAGTAGTAGAATTCGATAATGACCAACTCCCACTTTTACATGGGGATA
This window of the Rutidosis leptorrhynchoides isolate AG116_Rl617_1_P2 chromosome 7, CSIRO_AGI_Rlap_v1, whole genome shotgun sequence genome carries:
- the LOC139859125 gene encoding uncharacterized protein, with product MGFLFTMLANFLPSLRLMGDRELLVNMIALGILLITILVNLCIQMVINWFLDGIDLIFLLSTVFLVFSVALIVPESRRIFELQYKELHGQDSNHKEIHFSYKELLHNVKKYWVMAETSNPQFVIACSQVSLALGVVCLYLAFTSAIILLTEYRYFLTHLGDSDYKWSIKAIVILQLVELRNNGSEGFNIGNGIMSVHISQAAIAKLFSIRTCIRKPNASNNNIISEVKEYRRYVLLFEEDAVLSKRVLKNILRSITKLLEDSEKKDPRNLMKLLEKSTNFNGVVEFDNDQVPHLHGDDVHNCWSLVLVTLTDVAIALPNVAYTRVKELLAGMREGLKIVKRDVAVQNVIQFKSRKSKSLNRSLHKFIVSSYMYRISETVLLHCNKQESWPNDEGLFDWISSVIADVLCACFTNIPCVVTMMCHHDAIEKREHSIHAVAKLLGKSKNILSVLEKRQLPNMDVDSMAYIDNWHALPNSELPNGCASSNHVQPASASTNGSLIVTVM
- the LOC139859126 gene encoding uncharacterized protein; protein product: MFLKTPEDAMPWVGLYVVIASLVCIFAMVADAFHGFKQGKLWFPCKFFTLNAASLTIIAVAMKIPLGLTGDKELLVNMIALVILIITIIVNVCIQIATWLVSSVAYVANLIILTTPLIFTLFPFSVALTVPESRRIFELQYKELHGLSSNHKEIYFSYKELVLIVNKYWIMAEIGNPQFVIACSQVSSALGFICLPVALYSTMILFTINVDFSYLGHSDYKWSIKAIVSVQVIGVLVGSIAPMFRCFSVISYFNLSKK